A genomic region of Xanthomonas fragariae contains the following coding sequences:
- a CDS encoding two-component system sensor histidine kinase NtrB yields MVISAPMPSLDSLGTPVAWADRQGRVLGVNPAFARWLGVSARRLLDQPLARLEVQGDALARFLLNDERDVLRLHRLALGLPNDAPRFAEGWLSRLDDGGWLLETHPVDEFPALDPTHALPNALSAALKGLAHELRNPLAGLKGAAQLLARRSAGRDEDERELIELIGTEIERLNTLLDRLLSPTPARPHDRLNIHVVLERVLRLAEAEGVWSVQVRRDYDPSIPDILGDGDRLTQAVWNLVRNAFQAGAMRVTLRTRVEHGQRIRDRVHAMSLRLEIIDDGGGVPDELAEHLFLPLVSGRAEGSGLGLALAQQVSREHHGTLTYRSRPGHTVFTLLLPELAGDHHKEHLHG; encoded by the coding sequence ATGGTGATTTCGGCTCCGATGCCGTCGCTGGATAGTCTGGGCACCCCGGTGGCCTGGGCCGACCGCCAGGGCCGCGTGCTAGGGGTCAACCCGGCTTTCGCGCGCTGGCTTGGGGTCAGCGCGCGGCGTTTGTTGGACCAACCACTGGCCAGACTGGAAGTACAGGGCGACGCGTTGGCCCGATTTCTGCTCAACGACGAGCGCGACGTGCTGCGCCTACATCGGCTTGCCCTGGGCCTGCCCAACGACGCGCCCCGCTTTGCCGAAGGCTGGTTGTCGCGGCTGGACGACGGCGGTTGGCTGCTGGAAACCCATCCGGTCGACGAATTTCCCGCGCTGGATCCCACCCACGCGCTGCCCAACGCCTTGAGCGCCGCGCTCAAGGGCCTGGCGCATGAACTGCGCAATCCGCTGGCCGGGCTCAAAGGCGCCGCCCAGCTGCTGGCACGTCGCTCGGCGGGGCGCGACGAAGACGAGCGCGAGCTGATCGAGTTGATCGGCACCGAAATCGAACGCCTGAACACCCTGCTCGACCGCCTGCTCTCGCCCACACCGGCGCGCCCGCACGACCGCCTCAACATCCACGTCGTGCTTGAGCGGGTGCTACGTCTGGCTGAAGCCGAGGGCGTCTGGTCGGTGCAGGTGCGGCGCGATTACGACCCCAGCATTCCCGACATCCTTGGCGACGGCGACCGCCTGACCCAGGCGGTGTGGAATCTAGTGCGCAACGCGTTCCAGGCCGGAGCCATGCGGGTGACGCTGCGCACGCGCGTCGAGCATGGCCAGCGCATCCGCGACCGCGTGCACGCGATGTCGCTGCGGCTGGAAATCATCGACGACGGCGGCGGCGTGCCGGACGAGCTGGCCGAGCATCTATTCCTGCCGCTGGTCAGCGGACGCGCCGAAGGCAGCGGGTTGGGGCTGGCGCTGGCCCAGCAGGTCTCGCGCGAACACCACGGCACTCTGACCTATCGCTCGCGTCCGGGCCATACCGTTTTCACTCTGCTGTTGCCCGAACTGGCCGGCGATCACCACAAGGAGCATCTGCATGGCTGA
- a CDS encoding ammonium transporter translates to MKTSLFAGWKAWFYSVCMLMLFSALVVGGMGNAYAQSTPQVTPLPTEPVTTEPLPTAQPGAAPVAAAEAAPVVEKGDVAWMLTSTLLVLLMVVPGLALFYGGMVRAKNVLSVLIQVAVVFSLLTILWVVYGYSLAFSGEGPWIGNLDKALLKGVTIETLAATFTKGVSLPEYVFVVFQATFAGITGALIVGAFAERAKFAAVLLFSVIWFTFGYLPLAHMVWATGGYLFGLGALDFAGGTVVHINAGIAGLVGAYFVGKRAGLGREAIKPHNVTLTFVGASLLWVGWFGFNAGSNLEANAGAALAFLNTLLATAAAILGWSLTEKIIKGKSSALGVASGMVAGLVGITPACGTVGPFGAIVIGLAAGVLCVWGVTGLKRMLGADDSLDVFGVHGLGGIIGAILTGVFSAASLGGQKGGDYDIVHQVGIQTLGVGITLVWIGVVSVVGFLVAKLVFGLRVTEEAEREGLDITSHGEAAYES, encoded by the coding sequence TGCTGATGCTGTTCAGCGCGCTGGTGGTGGGCGGCATGGGCAACGCATATGCGCAGTCCACGCCACAGGTCACTCCGCTGCCGACCGAGCCGGTCACCACCGAACCGCTGCCCACCGCGCAACCGGGAGCTGCACCGGTGGCTGCCGCCGAGGCCGCGCCGGTGGTGGAGAAGGGCGACGTCGCCTGGATGCTGACCTCCACGCTGCTGGTGCTGCTGATGGTGGTGCCGGGCCTGGCGCTGTTTTACGGCGGCATGGTGCGCGCCAAGAACGTGCTGTCGGTGCTGATCCAGGTCGCCGTGGTGTTCTCGCTGCTGACCATCCTGTGGGTGGTGTATGGCTATAGTCTGGCGTTCTCCGGCGAAGGCCCGTGGATCGGCAATCTGGACAAGGCGCTGCTCAAGGGCGTGACCATCGAAACGCTGGCGGCGACCTTCACCAAGGGTGTCAGTCTGCCGGAATACGTGTTCGTGGTGTTCCAGGCGACCTTCGCCGGCATCACCGGCGCACTGATCGTCGGCGCCTTCGCCGAACGCGCCAAGTTCGCCGCGGTGCTGCTGTTCTCGGTGATCTGGTTCACCTTCGGCTATCTGCCACTGGCGCACATGGTCTGGGCCACCGGCGGTTACCTGTTCGGACTGGGCGCACTGGATTTTGCCGGCGGCACCGTGGTGCACATCAACGCCGGTATTGCCGGCCTGGTCGGCGCCTACTTCGTCGGCAAGCGTGCCGGGCTGGGGCGTGAGGCGATCAAGCCGCATAACGTGACCCTGACCTTTGTCGGTGCCTCGCTGTTGTGGGTTGGTTGGTTCGGCTTCAACGCCGGCTCCAATCTGGAAGCCAACGCCGGTGCGGCGTTGGCCTTCCTCAACACCCTGCTGGCCACCGCCGCTGCCATCCTGGGCTGGTCGCTGACCGAGAAGATCATCAAGGGCAAGTCCTCCGCCCTGGGTGTGGCCTCGGGCATGGTCGCCGGTCTGGTCGGCATCACTCCGGCCTGCGGCACGGTGGGTCCGTTCGGTGCGATCGTGATTGGTCTTGCGGCCGGCGTGCTGTGCGTGTGGGGCGTCACCGGTCTCAAGCGCATGCTCGGTGCCGACGACAGCCTGGACGTGTTCGGTGTGCATGGTCTGGGCGGCATCATCGGCGCCATCCTGACCGGCGTGTTCTCGGCAGCCTCGCTGGGCGGCCAGAAGGGTGGCGATTACGACATCGTGCATCAGGTCGGCATCCAAACACTGGGTGTGGGTATCACCCTGGTGTGGATCGGCGTCGTGTCGGTCGTGGGTTTCCTAGTCGCCAAGCTGGTGTTCGGCCTGCGCGTCACCGAAGAAGCCGAGCGCGAGGGCCTGGACATCACTTCGCACGGCGAAGCCGCATACGAGTCCTGA